A region of Streptomyces deccanensis DNA encodes the following proteins:
- a CDS encoding LCP family protein gives MPEPRLIAGEARVRVTPPEPYPSNRAPGSKSTASASGGRPPSQGARRASDTRSARDTVQDTARGVAVRGNRPGRRPARGRRSLVRRIGRTLLLLALVLLLVPVGTYLWADSALNRQVSLEEIGSRPPQGSGTNYLIVGSDSREGLTEEDRKKLRTGAFQGGRTDSMILLHTGANGTTMVSLPRDSWVTIPQTLRPQTGKVHPASEDKLNAAYSLGGPQLLVQTVEHNTGLRIDHYVEIGLGGFVDVVDAVGGVEMCVDRDIKDKSSGLDVKRGCQVFDGRTALAFVRQRKQEARGDLGRTRNQQEFLAALAERATRSDVVLNPSRLLPAAEAGLDTLVVDKGTDLPELVTLLQAVRSVTGGGGRQINVPVSDVRFRTSKGIAVRWDGARAKRLFTELRNDLRVTPVSPP, from the coding sequence ATGCCTGAGCCGCGCCTCATCGCGGGGGAGGCTCGCGTCCGCGTCACGCCCCCGGAGCCGTACCCCTCGAACCGGGCGCCGGGAAGCAAGAGCACCGCGTCCGCGTCCGGGGGACGTCCGCCCTCCCAGGGCGCTCGGCGGGCGTCTGACACACGGTCGGCGCGTGACACCGTCCAGGACACCGCCCGGGGCGTCGCCGTACGGGGCAACCGTCCCGGGCGGCGGCCGGCACGCGGCCGCCGCAGCCTGGTCCGCCGGATCGGGCGAACGCTGCTCCTGCTGGCCCTCGTACTGCTGCTCGTCCCGGTCGGCACCTACTTATGGGCCGACTCCGCACTCAACCGGCAGGTCAGTCTTGAGGAGATCGGGAGCCGACCGCCGCAGGGCAGCGGCACCAACTACCTCATCGTGGGCTCCGACAGCCGGGAGGGCCTGACCGAGGAGGACAGGAAGAAATTGCGCACGGGCGCGTTCCAGGGCGGCCGCACCGACTCGATGATCCTGCTGCACACCGGCGCGAACGGCACCACGATGGTGAGTCTGCCGCGCGACTCGTGGGTGACCATCCCGCAGACACTTCGCCCCCAGACCGGCAAGGTCCACCCGGCGTCCGAGGACAAGCTCAACGCGGCGTACTCCCTGGGCGGCCCCCAACTGCTCGTACAGACCGTCGAGCACAACACGGGCCTGCGCATCGACCACTACGTAGAGATCGGTCTGGGCGGTTTCGTCGACGTCGTGGACGCCGTCGGCGGCGTGGAGATGTGCGTGGACCGCGACATCAAGGACAAGAGCTCTGGCTTGGATGTGAAGCGGGGCTGTCAGGTCTTCGACGGTAGGACGGCGCTCGCGTTCGTCCGGCAGCGTAAACAGGAGGCCCGCGGCGACCTGGGGCGCACCAGGAACCAACAGGAGTTCCTGGCCGCCCTCGCGGAGCGAGCCACCCGGTCCGACGTGGTGCTCAACCCGTCCAGGCTCCTCCCGGCCGCCGAGGCGGGCCTCGACACGCTCGTCGTCGACAAGGGCACGGACCTGCCGGAACTCGTCACGCTGCTCCAGGCGGTGCGGAGCGTCACGGGGGGCGGCGGCAGACAGATCAACGTTCCGGTGTCCGACGTGCGGTTCCGTACCTCCAAGGGCATCGCCGTGCGGTGGGACGGCGCGCGGGCGAAACGGCTCTTCACAGAGCTGAGGAACGATCTGCGGGTCACCCCGGTGTCACCGCCGTGA
- a CDS encoding sensor histidine kinase: MREIGLLGLVALTTWAAATQWVTFDWTPEDSVSELSRMWASVGGAVLTTLLRLWSPTAAVIAATAMFGWWPASGIAVAVAAFSVCGWHRATGRRFAVLGAAAAIGYGVALLSSPMPVSVVTTFHLFTTLVCLGLPAAVRALLGTADRVIRALRDRALFLEENYRLAQSTARLRERSRIAQEMHDQLGHRLSLISQYAGALELASAGKARVDGGKGDGGEAELIRGTAQTAMRELRLILGILRSADRESAALQPVEETGLRSDIARLVEQSRSAGVDIGLRWQGDDLRDVAAPVRRAVHRVVREGLTNVHRHASGAAVSVEVERGPDTVRVDLRNGRSPQPVPGRTPLASGTGMGLVGVQERVTLLGGDVSAGPTENGGFRLCAELPLRERTGCAPATRRAQREEAVVDDRTTPAAAARAAGPQTPFGHGVRRVTSAVFAIALVGVAALVAVALYTVPWTSAEYRRSLEVAPSELVEVGMSREEVTDVAGQDEPLARFAARIVESPPPSPGACMYSEEWLRDGQVRIVRFCFREDRLIGMDHYDIGDGVSEGR; this comes from the coding sequence GTGCGGGAAATCGGGCTGCTCGGCCTGGTCGCGCTGACCACATGGGCGGCAGCCACTCAGTGGGTCACCTTCGATTGGACGCCGGAGGACTCCGTTTCGGAGCTGAGCCGGATGTGGGCGTCCGTTGGCGGTGCGGTCCTCACCACACTGCTCCGGCTGTGGTCGCCGACCGCCGCGGTGATCGCCGCGACCGCGATGTTCGGCTGGTGGCCGGCGTCGGGCATCGCCGTCGCGGTGGCGGCCTTCAGCGTCTGCGGGTGGCACCGGGCGACGGGGCGGCGCTTCGCCGTCCTGGGTGCGGCCGCCGCGATCGGCTACGGCGTCGCACTGCTCTCCAGTCCCATGCCGGTATCCGTGGTGACCACCTTTCACCTGTTCACGACGCTGGTCTGCCTGGGGTTGCCGGCCGCGGTGCGGGCCCTGCTCGGAACGGCGGACCGTGTGATCCGCGCGCTGCGGGACCGTGCGCTCTTCCTGGAGGAGAACTATCGGCTGGCCCAGTCGACGGCACGCCTTCGGGAACGGTCCCGCATAGCCCAGGAGATGCACGACCAGCTCGGCCACCGGCTCAGCCTCATCTCCCAGTACGCGGGGGCTCTGGAACTGGCATCGGCCGGGAAGGCGCGAGTCGACGGCGGGAAGGGAGACGGCGGCGAGGCCGAACTGATCCGGGGGACGGCCCAGACCGCCATGCGCGAACTGCGCCTCATCCTCGGCATTCTGCGCTCCGCGGACCGCGAGAGCGCGGCGCTGCAGCCGGTCGAGGAGACCGGTCTGCGCTCGGACATCGCGCGGCTGGTCGAGCAGTCCCGATCGGCGGGCGTCGACATCGGCCTGAGGTGGCAGGGAGACGACCTGCGCGACGTCGCCGCGCCCGTGCGACGGGCCGTGCACCGCGTTGTCCGTGAGGGGCTGACCAACGTGCACCGGCACGCGTCCGGCGCGGCCGTCTCGGTCGAGGTCGAGCGCGGCCCGGACACCGTCCGTGTGGACCTCCGCAACGGACGCAGTCCGCAACCGGTCCCCGGCAGGACCCCGCTCGCCTCCGGTACCGGAATGGGCCTCGTCGGCGTGCAGGAGCGGGTGACCCTGCTCGGCGGTGATGTCTCCGCCGGCCCCACGGAGAACGGCGGTTTCCGGCTGTGCGCCGAACTGCCCCTGCGGGAGCGGACGGGGTGCGCACCCGCCACCCGGCGTGCCCAGCGGGAGGAGGCAGTCGTGGACGACCGCACGACGCCTGCCGCCGCGGCTCGGGCCGCCGGACCGCAGACACCTTTCGGACATGGGGTGCGCCGGGTCACATCCGCGGTGTTCGCCATTGCCCTGGTCGGTGTCGCGGCGCTGGTCGCCGTGGCGCTCTATACGGTGCCATGGACCTCGGCGGAGTACCGGAGGTCGCTGGAAGTTGCCCCGTCAGAGTTGGTTGAGGTCGGCATGAGCCGCGAGGAAGTGACCGACGTCGCCGGCCAGGACGAGCCACTGGCGCGGTTTGCCGCACGAATCGTGGAGTCGCCTCCCCCGTCCCCCGGCGCCTGTATGTACTCAGAGGAATGGTTGAGGGATGGTCAGGTCAGGATCGTTCGGTTCTGTTTTCGCGAGGACCGTCTGATCGGCATGGACCACTACGACATCGGCGACGGTGTCAGCGAAGGTCGGTAG
- a CDS encoding response regulator, which translates to MSDDSTGPIRVLLADDEALMRAGLRLVLAHAEGIEVVAEAADGAEAVDLAVSHRIDVVLMDIRMPRVDGLAATERLAALAPSVQVVMLTTFGEDEYITRALEAGAAGFVLKDTGPQELIQAVRVAARGDAILSPRITRGLIEQYVISHARRTSEARRLMEVLTAREQDVLVLVGLGLSNAGIGRRLHMGEGTVKTHVRHILTKLGCANRVQAAILAHDGGLLPAE; encoded by the coding sequence ATGAGCGATGATTCGACCGGGCCGATCCGAGTGCTGCTGGCCGACGACGAGGCGTTGATGCGGGCGGGCCTGCGCCTTGTCCTGGCCCACGCCGAAGGCATCGAGGTGGTCGCCGAGGCCGCCGACGGCGCCGAGGCGGTCGACCTCGCCGTCAGCCACCGCATCGACGTGGTGTTGATGGACATCCGGATGCCGCGCGTGGACGGCCTCGCCGCCACCGAGCGGCTGGCTGCCCTGGCCCCGTCGGTACAGGTCGTCATGCTCACCACGTTCGGTGAGGACGAGTACATCACCCGCGCGCTCGAGGCCGGCGCCGCGGGCTTCGTGCTGAAGGACACCGGCCCTCAGGAACTCATCCAGGCGGTACGCGTTGCCGCGCGCGGCGACGCCATCCTCTCCCCGCGCATCACCCGGGGACTGATCGAACAGTACGTGATCAGCCATGCGCGACGGACCTCCGAGGCGCGACGGCTGATGGAGGTCCTGACCGCCCGCGAGCAGGACGTGCTCGTGCTGGTCGGCCTCGGGCTGTCCAACGCAGGGATCGGCAGAAGGCTCCACATGGGCGAGGGCACTGTGAAGACACATGTGCGGCACATCCTTACCAAGTTGGGCTGTGCCAACCGTGTCCAGGCCGCGATCCTCGCTCATGACGGCGGCCTGCTGCCGGCGGAGTGA
- a CDS encoding S8 family serine peptidase: MQGTVGRTVERITLITGDTVALDARGRVTEVRRGPGRSGIPVSVQRFAGHTYVTPVDVVGLLAEGRLDRRLFDVTGLAAADYDDAHRRSLPLIVTYRKGAAQGAAQRALRAAEADVQRRLPAVRGESIAAPKARMGRVLAALTDRLAGRAIALETAPGVDRVWLDGRRKLPADRGFTVARKAGDPDPEGGPVQIGAPVAWKAGYDGKGVNVAVLDTGIDATHPDVKGAIVKAEDFSGSGTTDDTDGHGTHVASTIVGSGARSDGRYMGVAPGARLLVGKVFDGATASDSGIIAGMQWAVQQKAKIVSMSLGGTDSIGVDPIEQAVNGLSKSSGTLFTIAGGNEGPDDATVGSPGSAESALTVAAVDSEDRLADFSSRGPTADNAMKPDLSAPGVEIVAAKAAHSPGGDGPIPGYVAYSGTSMATPAVAGAAAIVAQQHPDWTGQRLKAALMASAKPLAGQSAYAAGAGRVDLSQAIRQEVSTEPASLDLGVQQWPHGDDQPVRRTLAYSNLSDRPVTLDLSMADPVGPSGRTASAALFSVSPARLTIPAGGTADATVTADTRTGGLADGLWSASVTATGGGQTVRTPVGVVREVRSYTLTLKVTGRDGKPAKNTTVAIADLDRPRLYLPYDFGDKDGDGVVTVRLPKGRYTVDTMMEDDNGSRSELSWLVTPRLVMGKDHVLTLDARTAKPIRVTAPDARARLRSAQLLFAAGTPGTGYYNGLFADDYDTVRVAQAGPSAPSKDFVVQYGGIWQRGATDPLYGLVVTRKGSMFTGLNRTVSARGLAKIVTATGPVPAGARVTPSAAWTVPGWEEDINVPELAGVARKAPYGSAINYVSAEGGMRWKVATTLGTKTDSLLGYWEGAFHRYQPGRTYREKNFNTAVFGPSLPEGYGGQYMGSNYGICVPLFSDGAGHTGYLGPSEAAYRTRFTMGNTVLLDEKQDLCDNLQGGSGLSNRTARYRLSMDATRKAAVYRVGTRVSTVWDFTLRPSPDDFATMPLSVVRFTPKLGLDSTAKAGTRITVPLVVQGPAAAPGALKSLAVEVSYDGGRTWKSTAVHTATDGKRSVTLTQPKTPGSVSFKATATDTKGNSVTQTLINAYRTVK, from the coding sequence GTGCAGGGCACGGTGGGCCGTACGGTCGAGCGGATCACGCTGATCACCGGGGACACGGTGGCACTGGACGCCAGGGGCAGGGTCACGGAAGTCAGGCGCGGCCCGGGACGCTCCGGGATACCGGTGTCCGTGCAGCGCTTCGCCGGGCACACGTATGTGACTCCCGTGGATGTCGTCGGCCTGCTGGCCGAAGGCCGTCTGGACCGGAGGCTGTTCGACGTGACGGGGCTCGCCGCCGCCGACTACGACGACGCCCACCGGCGAAGTCTGCCGCTGATCGTGACGTACAGGAAGGGCGCCGCGCAGGGCGCCGCCCAGCGGGCGCTGCGCGCCGCCGAAGCCGATGTGCAACGCCGGCTGCCCGCGGTGCGCGGGGAGTCGATCGCCGCGCCCAAGGCGCGGATGGGTCGGGTCCTGGCCGCGCTGACCGACCGTCTCGCCGGTCGGGCCATCGCCTTGGAGACCGCCCCCGGCGTCGACCGGGTCTGGCTGGACGGCCGCAGGAAACTCCCCGCGGACCGCGGCTTCACGGTGGCGAGGAAGGCGGGCGACCCCGATCCCGAGGGCGGCCCAGTCCAGATCGGCGCGCCGGTGGCGTGGAAGGCGGGCTACGACGGCAAGGGCGTCAACGTGGCGGTCCTGGACACCGGCATCGACGCCACGCACCCCGACGTGAAGGGGGCCATCGTCAAGGCCGAGGACTTCAGCGGCAGCGGCACCACGGACGACACCGACGGCCACGGCACACATGTGGCCTCCACCATTGTCGGGTCAGGTGCCAGGAGCGATGGCCGATACATGGGCGTCGCGCCCGGCGCCCGGCTGCTCGTCGGCAAGGTCTTCGACGGCGCCACCGCCTCGGACTCGGGGATCATCGCCGGCATGCAGTGGGCGGTGCAGCAGAAGGCCAAGATCGTCAGCATGAGCCTGGGCGGCACGGACTCCATCGGCGTGGACCCGATCGAGCAGGCGGTGAACGGCCTGTCGAAGTCCTCCGGCACCCTGTTCACCATCGCCGGGGGCAACGAGGGACCCGACGACGCCACGGTCGGCTCTCCGGGCTCCGCGGAGTCGGCGCTCACCGTGGCCGCCGTGGACAGCGAGGACCGCCTCGCCGACTTCTCCAGCCGAGGGCCGACCGCCGACAACGCCATGAAGCCCGACCTGTCCGCACCCGGCGTGGAAATCGTCGCGGCCAAGGCCGCCCACAGCCCGGGGGGCGATGGCCCGATCCCCGGCTATGTCGCCTATTCCGGCACCTCGATGGCCACCCCGGCGGTGGCCGGTGCCGCCGCCATCGTCGCCCAGCAGCATCCCGACTGGACCGGCCAGCGCCTCAAGGCCGCCCTGATGGCCTCCGCCAAGCCGCTTGCCGGGCAGAGCGCCTATGCGGCGGGGGCCGGCCGGGTCGATCTCAGCCAGGCCATCCGGCAGGAGGTGAGCACCGAGCCCGCCTCCCTCGATCTCGGTGTCCAGCAGTGGCCGCACGGCGACGACCAGCCGGTCCGTCGCACCCTCGCCTACAGCAACCTCAGTGACCGCCCGGTCACACTCGACCTGTCGATGGCTGATCCGGTCGGCCCGAGCGGCCGCACCGCGTCCGCGGCCTTGTTCAGCGTCTCGCCGGCACGGCTGACCATCCCGGCCGGCGGCACAGCGGACGCGACCGTCACGGCCGACACGCGCACCGGTGGGCTGGCCGACGGGCTCTGGTCCGCCTCGGTGACCGCGACGGGCGGCGGGCAAACGGTGCGCACCCCCGTCGGTGTTGTGCGCGAGGTGCGGTCGTACACGCTGACCCTGAAGGTCACCGGTCGCGACGGAAAGCCCGCCAAGAACACCACGGTGGCCATCGCCGACCTGGACCGGCCCCGGCTGTACCTGCCCTACGACTTCGGCGACAAGGACGGCGACGGCGTCGTCACCGTCCGGCTGCCCAAGGGGCGTTACACGGTGGACACCATGATGGAGGATGACAACGGGAGCCGCTCCGAGCTGTCCTGGCTGGTGACGCCCCGGCTGGTGATGGGCAAGGACCACGTACTGACCCTTGACGCCCGCACCGCCAAGCCCATCCGCGTCACCGCGCCCGACGCACGGGCACGTCTGCGCAGTGCGCAGCTGCTCTTCGCGGCCGGTACCCCCGGGACCGGGTACTACAACGGTCTGTTCGCGGACGACTACGACACCGTGCGGGTGGCCCAGGCCGGGCCGTCCGCGCCCTCGAAGGACTTCGTCGTCCAGTACGGCGGGATCTGGCAGCGCGGAGCCACCGATCCGCTGTACGGCCTCGTCGTCACCCGTAAGGGATCGATGTTCACCGGACTGAACCGAACCGTCTCCGCACGCGGCCTGGCGAAGATCGTCACCGCCACGGGGCCCGTCCCGGCGGGCGCCCGGGTCACGCCCAGCGCCGCCTGGACCGTACCTGGCTGGGAAGAGGACATCAACGTTCCCGAACTTGCCGGAGTCGCGCGGAAGGCGCCGTACGGCTCAGCGATCAACTACGTATCCGCGGAAGGGGGCATGCGCTGGAAAGTGGCTACGACCCTCGGCACCAAGACCGATTCCCTGTTGGGGTACTGGGAGGGTGCGTTCCACCGTTATCAGCCCGGCCGCACCTACCGGGAGAAGAACTTCAACACCGCTGTGTTCGGCCCGTCCCTGCCCGAGGGCTACGGCGGACAGTACATGGGGTCCAACTATGGGATCTGTGTGCCCCTGTTCAGCGACGGCGCGGGCCACACCGGCTACCTCGGCCCTTCCGAAGCCGCGTATCGCACCCGGTTCACCATGGGCAACACCGTCCTCCTCGACGAGAAACAGGACTTGTGCGACAACCTCCAAGGAGGTAGCGGGCTGAGCAACCGCACCGCCCGCTATCGGCTCAGCATGGACGCGACCCGCAAGGCCGCCGTGTACCGCGTCGGCACCCGCGTCTCCACAGTCTGGGACTTCACTCTGCGGCCCTCGCCCGACGACTTCGCCACCATGCCGTTGTCCGTCGTCCGTTTCACCCCGAAACTCGGCCTGGACAGCACCGCCAAGGCAGGGACCCGCATCACCGTCCCGCTGGTGGTCCAGGGCCCAGCGGCCGCTCCGGGCGCCCTCAAGTCGCTGGCCGTCGAGGTCTCTTACGACGGTGGGCGCACCTGGAAGAGCACGGCGGTCCACACTGCGACCGACGGCAAGCGGTCTGTGACGCTGACCCAGCCGAAGACCCCCGGTTCCGTGTCGTTCAAGGCCACGGCCACCGACACCAAGGGCAACAGCGTCACCCAGACGCTGATCAATGCCTACCGCACCGTCAAGTGA
- a CDS encoding pectinesterase family protein — MTDTEARGHLPRRSFLSSAIAVVAASTLAGGAVVAAGATAVAATGANVTWRITSEPADARTGYAKLLNDIRRALGARVDSLGGPPVDVTDRNGASQYITIDLHAEDRTEFVRLFMRRSDSYIMGWRAGVEDGVGTVTWGNFFTLDSAAAPGGASALPGATTSNTRTNYQTLGTYTELARQGASRDGMQISPASLSTAVRRLQGADGSLTGITTQEVAQAVLQVIVGVAEASRFREQARQTASAFGNGVAFGLTLTHQAFHNNWGRLSRSFLLAVMAGTAAFAAPVEIAGIIIGTTVAAAAWLMTAHHSDIDTKGRHLAEGSLLYVSQDGTGDHWTVQDAINDVPDSGANTILIDKGVYHEVLSVSSSKSWLTIRGVTGIRGDVVIYNTRCHGMINPATGLKYGTQGSAVATFRPPNLTVKDLTISNTFDRAAHPEISPYETQAVAVAAMGDRQVFDNVAILSRQDTLLVKGETPTTQARQYFYNCLIRGDVDFVFGNATAVIDRSQLVMYQWPGGTMLAPNTDNRKKYGILVTHSWVISNNVPARSMYLGRPWNNTTEAWPQAVVRNTNIYPHINETHPWTDMVPQYPWSWARLREYQNTGPGAGVGSNAPQLTDAEAADYTAQKYLAGTDGWNPVR; from the coding sequence ATGACTGACACCGAAGCGCGGGGGCATCTCCCCCGGAGATCATTCCTCAGCAGTGCCATCGCCGTGGTGGCCGCCAGCACGCTGGCCGGCGGCGCGGTGGTCGCCGCCGGCGCAACCGCCGTCGCCGCGACCGGCGCGAACGTCACCTGGCGCATCACCAGCGAGCCCGCCGACGCCAGGACCGGCTACGCCAAACTGCTCAACGACATCAGGCGAGCGCTCGGCGCAAGAGTCGACTCCTTGGGCGGCCCCCCTGTCGACGTCACCGACCGGAACGGAGCCAGCCAGTACATCACCATCGACCTGCACGCCGAGGACAGGACCGAGTTCGTCCGGTTGTTCATGCGCCGGTCGGACTCCTACATCATGGGATGGCGGGCCGGCGTCGAGGACGGCGTCGGTACGGTCACCTGGGGCAACTTCTTCACCCTGGACTCCGCAGCGGCGCCCGGCGGCGCCTCGGCACTGCCGGGCGCCACGACCTCCAACACAAGGACGAACTACCAGACCCTGGGTACCTACACCGAACTCGCGCGGCAGGGCGCCTCGCGCGACGGTATGCAGATCAGTCCCGCCAGCCTCAGCACCGCCGTGCGGAGGCTGCAGGGCGCCGACGGCAGCTTGACGGGAATCACGACCCAGGAGGTTGCCCAGGCAGTCCTCCAGGTGATCGTGGGGGTCGCCGAAGCCTCTCGGTTCCGGGAGCAGGCGCGTCAAACCGCCTCGGCGTTCGGCAACGGCGTGGCGTTCGGCCTCACCTTGACGCACCAGGCTTTCCACAACAACTGGGGTCGGCTCAGCAGGTCGTTCCTCCTGGCGGTCATGGCGGGGACCGCCGCCTTCGCGGCTCCTGTCGAGATCGCCGGCATCATCATCGGGACCACCGTCGCCGCCGCGGCCTGGCTCATGACGGCCCACCACTCGGACATCGACACCAAGGGAAGGCACTTGGCCGAGGGCAGCCTGCTGTATGTTTCGCAGGACGGCACCGGCGACCACTGGACCGTACAGGACGCGATCAACGACGTTCCCGACAGCGGCGCGAACACCATCCTCATCGACAAGGGCGTCTACCACGAGGTCCTCAGCGTCTCCAGCAGCAAGTCCTGGCTGACGATCAGGGGCGTCACCGGCATCCGCGGGGACGTTGTCATCTACAACACCAGGTGCCACGGGATGATCAACCCCGCGACCGGCCTGAAGTACGGCACTCAGGGCAGCGCTGTGGCCACCTTCAGGCCGCCCAACCTGACCGTCAAGGACCTCACGATCAGCAACACGTTCGACCGCGCGGCCCACCCGGAGATCAGCCCGTACGAGACCCAGGCCGTCGCGGTCGCCGCCATGGGTGACCGGCAGGTGTTCGACAACGTCGCGATCCTGAGCCGTCAGGACACCCTGCTCGTCAAGGGGGAGACGCCCACGACGCAGGCCCGGCAGTACTTCTACAACTGCCTCATCCGGGGCGACGTGGACTTCGTCTTCGGCAACGCCACCGCGGTGATCGACCGGTCCCAGTTGGTCATGTACCAATGGCCCGGCGGCACCATGCTGGCGCCGAACACCGACAACAGGAAGAAGTACGGAATCCTCGTCACCCACAGCTGGGTGATCTCCAACAACGTGCCAGCGCGTTCGATGTACCTCGGCCGACCGTGGAACAACACCACGGAAGCCTGGCCCCAGGCGGTGGTCCGTAACACCAACATCTACCCCCACATCAACGAGACGCACCCATGGACCGACATGGTCCCCCAGTACCCCTGGTCGTGGGCCCGGCTCAGGGAATACCAGAACACCGGCCCCGGAGCCGGCGTCGGCTCCAACGCGCCGCAGCTGACCGACGCCGAGGCCGCCGACTACACCGCCCAGAAGTACCTGGCCGGCACCGACGGCTGGAACCCGGTCCGGTGA
- a CDS encoding ATP-binding protein gives MTIQTSQIPGVANLPAALTTFVGRRQDLAEVRGRLGATRLLTLTGVGGVGKTRLALEVAAASAPDFADGVWLVDLAAVRDPALVANATAAALGVPDLGVRPIADQLAAFLTHRTPLIVLDNCEHLVDACAELAHALLSGTPGLSILTTSRRALGIFGEHVFAVPPLAPDDAVELLRDRTRAVRPGFEITDGNRAQVFRLCADLDGLPLAIELAASRLRTLSVDEAVNRLEDRFGLLTSGNRTARPHQQTLRALIDWSHELCAPAERLLWHRLSVFAGDFGLDAVEAVCAGDGIDRSEVLDLLDQLVVQSVVLPTEQNGLPRYRLLETVRQYGRERLAESGEEQRVLRRHHDFYLALAEGIADGWSGPGQWESLTRLCVEHADLRAALAHGGDPQATLALVGALRFHWCWGGFIGEGRHWLDRALAAAPEPTPARARALWVAAWVAALQSDHAAAYRWLDEAEDLGERLGDSVVCAHVQNLRGSLALSGGRLDEAVSFFEAAVATYTETGEEIGAVYALLQMGTAQSHLGDPRATQTCRQAVALAEAHGGWLAHAHALWTLGYNAWMRGDHEEASALIRTALEKERGFNDCIRVALMLEELAWVTAARGDREEAGRLLGTARTLLRDTGTTLSAFGPHMVEQHTRCEDDVVRTLGRAAYEKALTEGAEHRCPEEAIAYALRTRSEPTATAPVPSPLTARERDVAALVADGLSNRQIASALGRSPRTVDGHVENILAKLGFASRARIASWWTANQAPDA, from the coding sequence GTGACCATCCAGACATCCCAGATACCAGGCGTGGCGAACCTGCCCGCTGCCCTGACCACGTTCGTGGGCAGGCGCCAGGACCTCGCCGAGGTACGCGGCCGTCTGGGGGCGACGCGGCTGCTGACGCTCACCGGCGTGGGCGGAGTGGGCAAGACGCGGCTGGCGCTGGAGGTGGCCGCCGCGTCGGCGCCGGACTTCGCGGACGGGGTGTGGCTGGTGGACCTGGCGGCCGTGCGGGACCCGGCTCTGGTGGCGAACGCCACCGCAGCTGCCCTGGGGGTGCCGGATCTGGGCGTCAGGCCGATCGCCGACCAACTCGCCGCCTTCCTGACCCACCGCACGCCGCTGATCGTGCTGGACAACTGCGAGCACCTGGTCGACGCCTGCGCCGAGCTGGCCCATGCGCTGTTGTCGGGCACCCCGGGACTGAGCATCCTGACGACAAGCCGCCGGGCGCTGGGAATCTTCGGCGAGCACGTCTTCGCCGTACCTCCGCTGGCCCCGGACGACGCGGTGGAACTGCTGCGGGACCGGACCCGCGCCGTACGCCCGGGCTTCGAGATCACCGACGGCAACCGCGCCCAGGTCTTCCGGCTGTGCGCCGACCTGGACGGGTTGCCGCTGGCCATCGAACTGGCCGCGTCCCGGCTGCGGACCCTCAGCGTCGATGAGGCGGTGAACCGGCTGGAGGACCGCTTCGGGCTGCTCACCAGCGGCAACCGGACCGCCCGGCCGCACCAGCAGACGCTGCGCGCGCTGATCGACTGGAGTCACGAGTTGTGCGCCCCCGCCGAGCGGCTGCTGTGGCACCGGCTGTCGGTCTTCGCCGGCGACTTCGGCCTGGACGCGGTCGAGGCCGTCTGCGCGGGCGATGGCATCGACAGGAGCGAGGTGCTCGATCTCTTGGACCAGTTGGTCGTCCAGTCCGTCGTCCTGCCCACCGAGCAGAACGGCCTGCCACGCTACCGGCTGCTGGAGACCGTCCGCCAGTACGGGCGGGAGCGGCTCGCCGAGTCCGGCGAGGAGCAGCGGGTGCTGCGTCGACACCACGATTTCTACCTGGCCCTCGCCGAGGGCATCGCCGACGGCTGGTCCGGCCCGGGCCAGTGGGAGAGCCTGACCCGGCTGTGTGTGGAGCATGCCGATCTACGCGCGGCGCTGGCCCATGGCGGCGACCCGCAGGCCACCCTGGCGCTCGTCGGCGCACTGCGCTTCCACTGGTGCTGGGGCGGGTTCATCGGTGAGGGACGCCACTGGCTCGACCGGGCGCTTGCCGCCGCGCCCGAGCCCACCCCTGCTCGGGCCAGGGCGCTGTGGGTCGCCGCCTGGGTGGCGGCGCTGCAAAGCGATCATGCGGCGGCCTACAGGTGGCTGGACGAGGCCGAAGACCTGGGCGAACGGCTGGGCGACTCCGTAGTGTGCGCACACGTCCAGAACCTCCGCGGCTCTTTGGCGCTGTCCGGCGGCCGGCTGGACGAGGCCGTGTCCTTCTTCGAGGCGGCGGTGGCCACTTACACGGAAACGGGCGAGGAGATCGGCGCGGTCTACGCGCTGCTGCAGATGGGCACCGCGCAGTCCCACCTGGGGGATCCGCGCGCCACGCAGACCTGCCGACAGGCAGTCGCCCTCGCCGAAGCACACGGTGGGTGGCTGGCCCACGCCCACGCGCTGTGGACGCTCGGCTACAACGCCTGGATGCGCGGCGACCACGAGGAGGCATCGGCTCTGATCCGGACCGCGCTGGAGAAGGAGCGCGGCTTCAACGACTGCATCAGAGTCGCGCTGATGCTGGAGGAGCTGGCCTGGGTCACCGCCGCACGCGGCGACCGGGAGGAGGCGGGACGCCTGCTGGGTACCGCCCGCACCCTGTTGCGGGACACCGGCACAACCCTCTCCGCGTTCGGCCCGCACATGGTCGAACAGCACACCCGGTGCGAGGACGACGTCGTACGGACCCTGGGCCGGGCGGCGTACGAGAAGGCCCTCACCGAGGGCGCCGAGCACCGCTGCCCCGAAGAGGCCATCGCCTACGCCCTGCGCACCAGGTCCGAGCCGACTGCCACAGCCCCCGTCCCGAGCCCCCTGACCGCCCGGGAGCGGGACGTGGCCGCGCTGGTGGCCGACGGCTTGAGCAACCGGCAGATCGCCTCGGCCCTCGGACGCTCCCCGCGCACGGTCGACGGCCACGTCGAGAACATCCTGGCCAAGCTCGGCTTCGCCTCCCGCGCCCGGATCGCGTCCTGGTGGACAGCGAACCAGGCGCCCGACGCGTAG